Below is a window of Streptomyces spongiicola DNA.
TACGTGGCGGCGGGACGCAAGGCCGCCAAGCACACGGGCAGGGCGCGCAGGGAGTACCGGCGCACCCACCTCGCACCCGACCCGGCGGCCGTCCGCGCCTGGGCGCAGTCCAACAAGATGGACGTGCCGGCGCGCGGCCGGATCCCCAAGCGCGTCTACGAAGCCTTCCGGCAGGCGGGCTGAACACCCCCGCGCGCAGCGGGAGAAGACCCCGCGGAAGGACTTGGCCGAGAACCCGAGTTGCGCTGCACCCCCGCAGGTGGGCTAAAGTCTGGATCACGCCGAGGGGCGAGGTCGGAAGGCCGGATCCCACG
It encodes the following:
- a CDS encoding histone-like nucleoid-structuring protein Lsr2, translating into MAQRVVVTLSDDIDGGAAAETVSFGLDGKSYEIDLNPANAEKLRTALAPYVAAGRKAAKHTGRARREYRRTHLAPDPAAVRAWAQSNKMDVPARGRIPKRVYEAFRQAG